From a single Arthrobacter sp. SLBN-112 genomic region:
- a CDS encoding dihydrolipoamide acetyltransferase family protein — protein MTLNKFNLPDVGEGLTEAEIVSWKVKPGDAVAINDVLCEIETAKSIVELPSPFAGTVTELLVDEGVTVDVGTAIISVSDDVSGDPTPADVRAPETPVARETPVQPLYGKLPEDAAEDTAADGGTGGSAPAAGPLVGSGPKADAVKRRPRKTTPATAVTVNAPQVEPVQPHTPAAVTAATEPAAVDYRPTLGGTITGLVNRVLAKPPVRKIARDLGIDLADVVATGSRGEVTREDLVSYQAQRDAELDKAEGFWGKAGKPQDQRVERIPVKGVRKATAKAMVESAFAAPHVSIFVDVDASRTMEFVKRLKASRDFEGVKVSPLLILAKAVIWAAARNPSVNASWVDNEDSDTAEIHVKHFMNLGIAAATPRGLMVPNIKNAQDLSLKELALALNNLATTARAGKTQPAEMQGGTLTITNIGALGIDTGTPIINPGEVAIVAFGTIKQKPWVLDGEVIPRWITTLGGSFDHRVVDGDLSARFMADVAAILEEPALLLD, from the coding sequence ATGACCCTGAACAAGTTCAACCTGCCTGATGTCGGCGAGGGCCTCACCGAGGCGGAAATCGTCTCCTGGAAGGTCAAGCCGGGCGACGCCGTCGCCATCAATGACGTCCTTTGCGAGATTGAAACCGCCAAGTCCATCGTGGAACTGCCCTCCCCGTTTGCCGGGACGGTCACCGAACTGCTGGTGGACGAAGGGGTGACCGTGGACGTCGGCACCGCCATCATCAGCGTCAGCGACGACGTCTCCGGCGATCCGACGCCGGCAGACGTCCGCGCGCCGGAGACGCCCGTTGCCCGTGAAACGCCGGTGCAGCCGCTTTACGGCAAGCTCCCGGAGGACGCGGCAGAGGACACGGCGGCCGACGGCGGCACTGGTGGAAGTGCCCCGGCCGCCGGTCCGCTGGTGGGTTCCGGCCCCAAAGCCGATGCCGTCAAGCGACGCCCGCGGAAGACCACGCCCGCCACCGCCGTGACGGTCAACGCCCCGCAGGTCGAGCCCGTCCAGCCGCACACGCCCGCCGCTGTAACTGCTGCTACCGAACCCGCCGCCGTCGACTACCGGCCCACCCTTGGCGGCACCATTACGGGCCTGGTCAACCGGGTGCTGGCCAAGCCGCCGGTGCGCAAGATCGCCCGGGATCTCGGCATCGACCTCGCGGATGTTGTTGCTACCGGTTCACGGGGCGAGGTGACGCGCGAGGACCTGGTCAGCTACCAGGCGCAGCGCGACGCCGAACTGGACAAGGCAGAGGGTTTCTGGGGCAAGGCCGGTAAGCCGCAGGACCAGCGCGTGGAGCGGATCCCGGTCAAGGGCGTCCGCAAGGCCACGGCAAAGGCGATGGTGGAATCCGCCTTCGCCGCGCCGCATGTCAGCATCTTCGTGGACGTCGATGCCAGCCGCACCATGGAATTCGTCAAACGGCTCAAGGCTTCCCGGGACTTCGAGGGGGTCAAGGTCTCGCCGCTGCTCATCCTGGCCAAGGCCGTCATCTGGGCGGCCGCCCGGAACCCCAGCGTGAATGCCTCATGGGTGGACAACGAGGACTCCGACACCGCTGAAATCCATGTCAAGCACTTCATGAACCTCGGCATTGCCGCTGCAACCCCGCGCGGACTGATGGTCCCCAACATCAAGAACGCCCAGGACCTCTCCCTGAAGGAGCTGGCGCTGGCGCTGAACAACCTGGCCACCACCGCCCGGGCAGGGAAGACCCAGCCGGCCGAGATGCAGGGCGGCACACTCACCATTACCAACATCGGCGCCCTGGGCATCGACACGGGCACGCCCATCATCAACCCGGGCGAGGTGGCCATCGTTGCCTTCGGAACCATCAAGCAGAAGCCGTGGGTCCTGGACGGTGAGGTGATTCCGCGCTGGATCACCACGCTGGGAGGGTCCTTCGACCACCGCGTGGTGGATGGTGACCTGTCTGCCCGTTTCATGGCCGACGTCGCAGCCATCCTGGAAGAGCCCGCGCTCCTCCTGGACTAG
- a CDS encoding alpha-ketoacid dehydrogenase subunit beta encodes MTTMTIAKAINEGLRATLAANPKSLLMGEDIGPLGGVYRVTDGLIGEFGPDRVVDTPLAESGIIGTAIGLALRGYSPVCEIQFDGFVFPGFNQITTQLAKMHARSHGNLTVPVVIRIPYGGGIGSVEHHSESPEALFAHTAGLRIITPSNPHDAYWMIQQAVECQDPVIIFEPKRRYWLKGDVDVQTPGPSEDPFKAHVLREGTDATVVAYGPLVPVALAAANAAAEDGRSVEVIDLRSISPIDFDTVTASVQKTGRLIVAHEAPTFGGIGGEIAARISERAFHSLEAPVIRVGGFHMPYPVAKVEEDYLPDIDRILEALDRALSY; translated from the coding sequence ATGACCACCATGACCATCGCCAAGGCCATTAATGAGGGCCTTCGGGCCACCCTGGCCGCCAACCCCAAGTCGCTGCTGATGGGCGAGGACATTGGCCCCCTGGGTGGCGTCTACCGGGTGACGGACGGCCTGATCGGCGAGTTCGGCCCGGACCGGGTGGTGGACACACCGCTGGCCGAATCCGGCATCATCGGCACCGCCATCGGCCTGGCCCTGCGCGGGTACAGCCCGGTCTGCGAGATCCAGTTCGACGGGTTCGTCTTCCCCGGCTTCAACCAGATCACCACGCAGCTGGCCAAGATGCACGCCCGCAGCCACGGCAACCTCACCGTTCCCGTCGTCATCCGCATCCCGTACGGCGGCGGCATCGGCTCCGTGGAGCACCACTCCGAATCCCCCGAGGCATTGTTCGCCCATACGGCAGGCCTGCGCATCATCACCCCCTCCAACCCGCACGACGCCTACTGGATGATCCAGCAGGCCGTGGAATGCCAGGACCCGGTGATCATCTTCGAGCCCAAGCGCCGCTACTGGCTCAAGGGCGACGTCGACGTCCAGACGCCGGGCCCGTCTGAAGACCCGTTCAAGGCCCACGTGCTGCGCGAAGGCACTGACGCCACGGTGGTTGCGTACGGTCCCCTGGTTCCCGTTGCGCTTGCCGCCGCCAACGCCGCGGCGGAGGACGGCAGGAGTGTGGAGGTCATCGACCTCCGGTCCATCTCGCCGATCGACTTCGACACCGTCACCGCGTCCGTCCAGAAGACCGGCCGGCTGATCGTGGCGCACGAGGCACCCACGTTCGGTGGAATCGGCGGTGAAATCGCCGCGCGCATCAGTGAACGTGCGTTCCACTCGCTCGAGGCGCCGGTGATCCGCGTCGGCGGATTCCACATGCCCTATCCCGTTGCCAAGGTGGAGGAAGACTACCTTCCGGACATCGACCGCATCCTGGAGGCGCTGGACCGCGCCCTCTCCTACTGA
- the pdhA gene encoding pyruvate dehydrogenase (acetyl-transferring) E1 component subunit alpha encodes MGTHLPSTEFDGTAVDDQREADAEAVMGEPAAQMVQLLGPDGKLGTDPVFSAYADKLTQEDLRGLYADMAAIRRFDVEATALQRQGQLALWVPLTGQEAAQIGSGRASQPQDYIFPTYREHGVALTRNVDLAELLRQFRGVSNGGWNPKDTNFHLYTLVLAAQTLHAVGYAMGIQRDQKLAAASDAAGRQPDAAVIAYFGDGASSEGDVHESMVFASSYKAPVVFFCQNNHWAISVPTNVQTRVPLSNRAKGYGFPGIRVDGNDVIAVHAVTEWALEHARQGNGPVLIEAFTYRVGAHTTADDPTKYRPSTEEDAWRAKDPLTRLEKYLRGQDLADDDFFAKVKADGDELAAYVRRTAHDLENPDIRQAFANVYAQAHPLVAEELAWFEEYSAGFAGGEESAGQAAKAGH; translated from the coding sequence ATGGGCACTCATCTGCCTTCCACCGAGTTCGACGGAACAGCGGTAGACGACCAGCGGGAAGCCGATGCTGAGGCCGTGATGGGCGAGCCCGCGGCCCAGATGGTGCAACTGCTCGGCCCCGACGGGAAGCTGGGCACCGACCCGGTCTTCAGTGCCTACGCGGACAAACTGACCCAGGAGGACCTGCGCGGGCTGTACGCGGACATGGCTGCGATCCGCAGGTTCGACGTTGAAGCCACCGCCCTTCAGCGCCAGGGCCAACTGGCACTGTGGGTACCGTTGACGGGCCAGGAAGCAGCGCAGATCGGCTCGGGCAGGGCCAGCCAGCCGCAGGACTACATCTTCCCCACCTACCGCGAGCACGGTGTCGCGCTGACCCGCAACGTGGATCTGGCCGAACTCCTGCGCCAGTTCCGGGGAGTCTCCAACGGCGGCTGGAACCCCAAGGACACCAACTTCCACCTCTACACCCTGGTTCTGGCTGCCCAGACCCTCCACGCCGTGGGCTACGCGATGGGGATCCAGCGCGACCAGAAGCTTGCCGCAGCATCGGACGCGGCCGGCCGGCAGCCCGATGCTGCCGTCATTGCCTACTTTGGCGACGGCGCCAGCTCTGAAGGCGATGTGCACGAGTCCATGGTGTTCGCGTCCTCCTACAAAGCGCCGGTGGTGTTCTTCTGCCAGAACAACCACTGGGCCATCTCGGTACCCACCAACGTCCAGACCCGGGTGCCGCTTTCCAACCGCGCCAAGGGCTACGGTTTCCCCGGGATCCGGGTGGATGGCAATGACGTGATCGCCGTGCACGCGGTCACCGAGTGGGCGCTGGAGCATGCGCGCCAGGGCAACGGGCCCGTCCTCATCGAGGCGTTCACCTACCGCGTGGGTGCCCACACCACCGCCGACGACCCCACCAAATACCGCCCGTCAACAGAGGAAGACGCCTGGCGCGCCAAGGATCCGTTAACACGGCTCGAGAAGTACCTGCGGGGCCAGGATCTTGCGGACGATGACTTCTTCGCCAAGGTCAAAGCCGACGGCGACGAGCTGGCCGCGTATGTCCGGCGCACCGCCCATGACCTTGAAAACCCGGACATCCGGCAGGCCTTCGCCAACGTCTATGCCCAGGCGCACCCGCTGGTGGCCGAGGAACTGGCGTGGTTCGAGGAGTACAGTGCAGGATTCGCCGGCGGGGAAGAGTCCGCCGGGCAGGCAGCAAAGGCAGGCCACTGA
- a CDS encoding histidinol-phosphate transaminase: MTSPETRAGGIAPRPVLDRLPRYAAGKPPAAVAGLASYKLSSNENPLPPIPAVLEAIANQTDFNRYPDPLSSKLRAALAEFLDVPAEDIVTGAGSLGALNQILAAFAGQNEDGKADEVIYAWRSFEAYPISVGLAGAESVRVPVTADGRHDLQAMAAAVSARTKVILLCTPNNPTGPALAAAETEAFIRSVPADVVVVIDEAYQEFVRAADAVDGIDLYRKYANVVVLRTFSKAHGLAGLRVGYSVSHPELAQYLRVAATPFAVSQIAEKAAIVSLGNYAQVVERVQKLVDERARVTAGLRELGWNIPDAQGNFVWLALGAESAAFAELAGTRALSVRAFPGEGVRVSIGEPDANTRFLQLCADYTKAPATS, encoded by the coding sequence ATGACTTCACCTGAGACCAGGGCCGGCGGCATCGCACCCCGCCCCGTGCTGGACCGGCTGCCCCGCTACGCCGCAGGAAAGCCGCCGGCCGCCGTTGCTGGACTCGCCAGCTACAAGCTGTCATCCAACGAAAACCCGCTGCCGCCGATTCCGGCCGTCCTTGAGGCGATTGCCAACCAGACGGACTTCAACAGGTACCCGGATCCGCTGAGCAGCAAACTCCGGGCGGCCCTCGCGGAATTCCTTGACGTGCCCGCCGAAGACATCGTCACCGGGGCTGGAAGCCTGGGCGCCTTGAACCAGATCCTTGCCGCCTTTGCCGGCCAGAACGAGGACGGCAAGGCGGACGAAGTCATCTATGCCTGGCGCTCCTTTGAGGCGTACCCCATCAGCGTGGGCCTGGCAGGTGCCGAAAGCGTGCGCGTCCCCGTGACCGCTGACGGGCGGCATGACCTGCAGGCGATGGCGGCCGCCGTGAGCGCCCGCACCAAAGTCATTCTTCTCTGCACCCCCAACAATCCCACCGGGCCGGCCCTTGCCGCGGCTGAAACCGAAGCCTTCATCCGGTCCGTGCCGGCCGACGTCGTGGTGGTCATCGACGAGGCCTACCAGGAATTTGTCAGGGCCGCCGACGCCGTCGACGGAATCGACCTCTACCGCAAATACGCGAACGTGGTGGTGCTCCGGACCTTTTCCAAGGCACACGGCCTGGCTGGCCTGCGTGTGGGCTACAGCGTCTCCCATCCGGAGTTGGCCCAGTACCTCAGGGTTGCCGCTACCCCGTTCGCCGTCTCCCAAATAGCCGAAAAAGCCGCAATTGTTTCCCTTGGGAATTACGCCCAGGTTGTGGAAAGGGTACAAAAACTGGTGGATGAACGCGCGAGGGTAACAGCAGGTCTCCGGGAGCTCGGATGGAATATTCCGGATGCCCAGGGCAACTTCGTATGGCTTGCACTGGGTGCCGAAAGTGCCGCATTCGCGGAACTGGCAGGGACCCGCGCGCTCTCCGTGCGGGCCTTCCCCGGGGAGGGTGTGAGAGTCAGCATAGGGGAACCGGACGCGAACACGCGATTCCTCCAGTTGTGTGCCGACTATACAAAGGCACCGGCAACTTCCTAG
- a CDS encoding phage holin family protein gives MGSLILRVIVNAAALWVASWILPGMDISSTAASDAVARTGISQDTDTIGIVVAYLFIGLIFGLVNAFVRPLVRLMALPITILTLGLFAIVINAAMLYLTAWISSYTPVHLTIDSFFWTAVLAAIIISLVSLVAGLLPGGRR, from the coding sequence ATGGGTTCACTTATCCTCCGGGTCATTGTCAATGCCGCAGCTCTTTGGGTGGCCAGCTGGATCCTGCCGGGAATGGACATCTCCAGCACGGCGGCATCGGATGCGGTGGCCAGGACAGGCATTTCGCAGGACACTGACACCATTGGGATTGTCGTGGCCTACCTCTTCATCGGCCTCATCTTCGGTTTGGTGAACGCCTTCGTGCGGCCACTGGTCAGGCTCATGGCGCTTCCCATCACCATTCTGACCCTCGGCCTGTTCGCGATCGTGATCAACGCCGCCATGCTGTACCTGACAGCCTGGATCAGCAGTTACACGCCCGTACACCTCACCATCGATTCCTTTTTCTGGACCGCTGTCCTTGCCGCGATCATCATCTCCCTGGTCTCACTGGTGGCGGGCTTGCTGCCGGGCGGCAGGCGCTGA
- the purB gene encoding adenylosuccinate lyase, with protein MPETAATADTRTPSGRLALAASSEKIALGPLDGRYQSAVAPLVDYLSEAALNRDRVAVEVEWLIHLTSNNVLPGAGPLTREQQDQLRAIVTEFDAASVAELAEIEAVTVHDVKAVEYYIGRRLPVIGIENLTAMVHFGCTSEDINNLSYALGIKGAVEDVWLPAARALVGQISKMAEDNRAVPMLSRTHGQPATPTTLGKELAVIAHRLTRQLDRIAKTEYLGKINGATGTYAAHVASVPGADWQHVSKSFVQGLGLTWNPLTTQIESHDWQAELYADVARFNRILHNVCTDIWSYISIGYFAQIPVAGATGSSTMPHKVNPIRFENAEANLEISNGLLDTLGATLVTSRWQRDLTDSSSQRNIGVAFGHSLLAISNVAKGLERLDVAEDVLAADLDTNWEVLGEAIQMVMRAEAIAGVEGMENPYERLKDLTRGQRVDAARMQEFVQGLGLSPEAEARLLALTPGKYTGIADQLVDHLK; from the coding sequence ATGCCTGAAACTGCCGCCACAGCTGATACCCGTACGCCCTCAGGACGCCTGGCCCTCGCCGCGTCATCGGAAAAAATCGCGCTCGGACCCCTGGACGGCCGCTACCAGTCCGCCGTCGCCCCCCTCGTTGACTACCTGTCCGAGGCAGCCCTGAACCGTGACCGCGTTGCCGTTGAAGTCGAATGGCTCATCCACCTGACCAGCAACAATGTGCTGCCGGGCGCCGGGCCCCTGACCCGGGAGCAGCAGGACCAGCTCCGCGCCATCGTCACCGAGTTCGACGCCGCCTCCGTGGCCGAACTCGCAGAGATCGAGGCCGTCACAGTCCACGATGTGAAGGCCGTGGAGTACTACATCGGCCGCCGCCTGCCCGTGATCGGCATTGAAAACCTGACCGCCATGGTGCACTTCGGCTGCACCTCCGAGGACATTAACAACCTGTCCTACGCGCTCGGGATCAAGGGTGCTGTGGAGGACGTGTGGCTGCCCGCAGCCCGCGCCCTGGTGGGACAGATCAGCAAAATGGCGGAAGACAACCGAGCCGTCCCCATGCTGTCCCGGACCCACGGGCAGCCGGCCACCCCCACCACGCTGGGCAAGGAGCTGGCTGTCATCGCGCACCGGTTGACCCGCCAGCTGGACCGGATCGCAAAGACGGAGTACCTGGGCAAGATCAACGGCGCCACCGGCACCTACGCCGCCCACGTGGCCTCCGTACCGGGCGCCGACTGGCAGCACGTCTCCAAGTCCTTCGTTCAAGGGCTCGGGCTGACCTGGAACCCACTCACCACGCAGATCGAGAGCCACGACTGGCAGGCAGAACTGTACGCCGACGTGGCCCGCTTCAACCGCATCCTCCACAACGTCTGCACGGACATCTGGAGCTACATCTCCATTGGCTACTTCGCGCAGATCCCTGTTGCCGGCGCCACGGGTTCGTCCACGATGCCGCACAAGGTCAACCCCATCCGCTTCGAGAACGCCGAGGCCAACCTGGAGATCTCCAACGGACTGCTGGACACGCTGGGCGCAACGCTGGTTACCTCCCGCTGGCAGCGCGACCTCACAGACTCCTCCAGCCAGCGCAACATCGGCGTGGCGTTCGGCCACTCGCTGCTCGCCATTTCCAACGTGGCCAAGGGCCTGGAACGCCTGGACGTCGCTGAGGACGTGCTCGCGGCGGACCTCGACACCAACTGGGAAGTCCTGGGCGAGGCAATCCAGATGGTTATGCGCGCCGAGGCGATTGCCGGCGTCGAAGGCATGGAAAACCCGTACGAGCGGCTCAAGGACCTTACGCGCGGCCAGCGCGTGGACGCTGCCCGCATGCAGGAGTTTGTGCAGGGCCTGGGCCTTTCACCGGAGGCTGAGGCACGCCTCCTGGCCCTCACGCCGGGCAAGTACACGGGCATCGCTGACCAGTTGGTGGACCACCTGAAGTAA
- a CDS encoding histidine phosphatase family protein, with product MKLLLIRHGETPGNVLGQLDTDHPGPGLTELGERQAEAMARSLANERIGALYASTLIRTQITAAPLARLHTLDIEVLDGLHEIEAGSLEKLTDHESHKRYMGTVISWAAGDLDLRMPAGPNGHAFFERFDAAIAEVAERAERQQHGTVAVVSHGAAIRTWAGLRADGADHEFAARHVLANTGIVALEGDLRAGWNLIHWDGSPVGGLALADPTAEDPTGRDVSAP from the coding sequence ATGAAGTTGCTCCTGATCCGCCACGGCGAAACCCCCGGCAACGTGCTGGGCCAGTTGGATACCGACCACCCCGGCCCCGGACTGACCGAACTGGGCGAACGCCAGGCGGAGGCCATGGCACGCTCCCTTGCCAACGAGCGCATCGGCGCCCTCTATGCCTCCACGCTTATCAGGACCCAGATCACCGCTGCACCGCTGGCGCGGCTGCATACCCTTGATATCGAGGTGCTGGACGGGCTGCACGAAATCGAGGCGGGGTCGCTGGAAAAACTCACTGACCACGAATCCCACAAGCGCTACATGGGGACGGTCATCTCCTGGGCCGCCGGGGACCTGGATCTTCGGATGCCTGCAGGTCCGAACGGCCACGCCTTTTTTGAACGGTTTGACGCCGCCATCGCCGAGGTGGCGGAGCGGGCCGAAAGGCAACAGCATGGCACCGTTGCCGTGGTCAGCCATGGTGCCGCGATCCGCACCTGGGCCGGACTCCGGGCGGACGGTGCCGACCACGAATTCGCCGCCCGCCACGTCCTAGCCAACACCGGGATCGTGGCTTTGGAGGGCGACCTGCGTGCGGGCTGGAACCTGATCCACTGGGACGGGAGCCCGGTGGGTGGCCTTGCCCTGGCAGACCCCACCGCCGAGGACCCTACGGGGCGGGACGTGTCCGCGCCCTAA
- a CDS encoding serine/threonine-protein kinase, with the protein MSIAATAAPTLPLDPMKTGAGGLIAGRYQLRERLGRGAAAEVFRAVDLEGGPDAAVKIASANGRKQHQRLRNEADVLARLNHPSIARLLAQGVMPQGGPHSGRPFLVEELAFGTSLAETIRVQNPGPADVALWARNFFAALAHVHSNGLVHRDIKPANLMLSGLRRSPVRIIDFGIAAAAGSAPEPGISSGTVHYMSPEQASGGAVEPSWDVYSMGLVLLELLTGSKAFPGTAIESLVARTLRSPDVPDQLGEWAVLLRALTAMDPRERPTAAGAAGMAARLIPLVPVPGEGSRDGQRSYSPPRVHADAVPCRAMGIFSPRRHRQRV; encoded by the coding sequence ATGAGCATCGCGGCGACAGCAGCGCCGACACTGCCGCTTGACCCGATGAAAACTGGGGCCGGCGGTCTTATTGCCGGCCGCTACCAGCTCAGGGAACGCTTGGGCCGTGGGGCTGCTGCCGAGGTCTTTCGCGCGGTTGACCTGGAGGGCGGTCCTGATGCGGCAGTAAAGATCGCCTCAGCCAATGGCCGGAAGCAGCACCAGCGGCTCCGCAATGAGGCCGACGTGCTGGCCAGGCTCAACCACCCCTCCATTGCTCGGCTTCTTGCCCAGGGCGTCATGCCTCAGGGCGGCCCTCATTCCGGGCGCCCCTTTCTGGTGGAGGAACTGGCTTTTGGCACGAGCCTGGCCGAAACCATCCGGGTACAGAACCCCGGTCCGGCCGATGTTGCGCTGTGGGCACGGAATTTTTTCGCTGCGCTGGCGCACGTTCACTCCAACGGACTTGTTCACCGGGACATCAAGCCGGCCAACCTGATGCTGAGCGGCCTGCGGAGAAGTCCCGTCCGGATCATTGATTTTGGCATCGCCGCCGCGGCGGGGTCTGCGCCCGAACCCGGAATTTCCTCCGGCACCGTGCACTACATGAGCCCCGAGCAGGCATCCGGCGGCGCAGTTGAGCCCTCCTGGGATGTGTACTCCATGGGCCTGGTCCTGCTGGAGCTTCTCACCGGCTCCAAGGCGTTTCCGGGCACCGCCATCGAATCCCTCGTGGCGCGGACCCTTCGGTCCCCGGACGTTCCCGACCAGCTCGGTGAATGGGCGGTCCTGCTGCGTGCCCTCACCGCCATGGATCCCAGGGAACGGCCGACGGCGGCAGGCGCCGCGGGGATGGCCGCGCGCCTGATTCCCCTGGTGCCAGTGCCCGGAGAAGGCAGCCGGGACGGCCAGCGCAGCTACAGCCCCCCGCGGGTGCATGCGGACGCAGTCCCGTGCAGGGCAATGGGCATATTTTCGCCCCGGCGCCACCGGCAGCGGGTTTAG
- a CDS encoding MarR family winged helix-turn-helix transcriptional regulator yields the protein MVSMGNEGSGYWYGPDGQLDYSAAVLKSLRDYRAAETEIRRSTRDSMGMGETDILALRYLLRVQASGKQVVPKDLSHFLNITSASTTSLIDRLVASGHVRREPHPTDRRSVVVIPTGESDKEVRETLGAMHRRMMQVAEGLTVDEARVVVDFLQRMTDALQAPEA from the coding sequence ATGGTTTCCATGGGCAACGAGGGATCCGGCTACTGGTACGGACCCGATGGGCAGCTGGACTACAGTGCTGCGGTATTGAAGTCGCTCCGGGACTATCGGGCAGCCGAGACGGAAATCCGCCGGTCCACCAGGGACTCCATGGGCATGGGGGAAACCGACATTCTTGCACTCCGGTACCTCTTGCGCGTCCAGGCCTCCGGCAAGCAGGTTGTCCCCAAGGACCTGAGCCATTTCCTCAATATTACTAGCGCCTCCACTACCTCCCTGATCGACCGGCTGGTTGCCAGCGGACATGTCCGCCGCGAGCCACACCCCACCGACCGCCGTTCCGTCGTTGTCATCCCCACGGGTGAATCGGACAAGGAAGTCCGCGAGACGCTTGGTGCAATGCATCGCCGGATGATGCAGGTGGCCGAAGGTCTGACCGTGGACGAGGCGCGCGTGGTGGTGGATTTCCTCCAGCGGATGACGGACGCCCTTCAAGCTCCTGAAGCCTGA
- a CDS encoding GNAT family N-acetyltransferase, producing the protein MQTNPRLNIRQVSWSHPVGADLRRAQQAELDARFGRPDHEPGQPPSGADCAVFLVAYDKGSGQPVGCGGLRLLDSSTAEIKRLYVLPYTRGSGVASSILAALEAEAHKQGITRIKAEAGSAQPDGRNFYENSGFEAIPNFGPYVGVEHSYCYAKSINARSAAHTAMA; encoded by the coding sequence ATGCAGACCAACCCAAGGCTGAACATCCGGCAGGTCTCCTGGTCCCACCCGGTTGGCGCCGACCTCCGCCGGGCCCAGCAGGCCGAACTTGACGCCCGCTTTGGCCGGCCTGACCACGAACCCGGCCAGCCGCCGTCGGGCGCCGACTGCGCAGTCTTCCTGGTGGCATACGACAAGGGCTCCGGGCAGCCCGTGGGCTGCGGGGGACTGCGGCTCCTCGATTCATCAACAGCCGAAATCAAGCGTCTCTACGTACTGCCCTATACCCGCGGGTCCGGCGTGGCCAGCTCCATCCTGGCAGCCCTCGAAGCGGAGGCACACAAGCAGGGGATCACCCGCATCAAGGCGGAGGCAGGGTCCGCGCAGCCGGACGGCCGGAACTTCTACGAGAATTCGGGGTTCGAGGCCATCCCGAACTTCGGGCCCTACGTCGGAGTGGAACACTCCTACTGCTACGCCAAGAGCATCAATGCCCGCAGCGCGGCCCACACCGCCATGGCCTAG
- a CDS encoding acyl-CoA thioesterase produces the protein METADITFRTRKWVRPEDLNANGTLFGGSLLKWIDEEAAIYAILQLGNGRAVTKYISEINFVSSAVQGDLIEMGLTATRFGRTSLTMRAEVRNMITRQSILTIEEIVFVNLNQDGKPEPHGYTEITYDRDRIPTHHLIGTVAKD, from the coding sequence ATGGAAACAGCGGACATCACCTTCCGGACCCGCAAGTGGGTCCGGCCTGAGGACCTCAACGCCAACGGGACACTCTTTGGCGGCAGCCTGCTGAAGTGGATTGACGAAGAGGCCGCCATCTACGCCATCCTCCAGCTGGGAAACGGCCGTGCCGTCACCAAATACATCTCGGAGATCAACTTCGTCAGCTCCGCCGTCCAGGGCGACCTCATCGAAATGGGCCTCACGGCCACCCGGTTCGGGCGGACCTCGCTGACCATGCGCGCGGAAGTCCGCAACATGATCACCCGGCAAAGCATCCTCACCATCGAGGAGATCGTCTTCGTGAACCTGAACCAGGACGGCAAGCCCGAACCGCACGGCTACACGGAGATCACCTACGACAGGGATCGGATCCCCACGCATCACCTGATTGGCACTGTCGCCAAGGACTAA